DNA from Algisphaera agarilytica:
GGCCGACGAGGCGTTCTTCGACGAGCACGGTGGTGCCTTCTTCGCCGAACTCTTTGTGGACCATGCAGCGTTCGAGGGCTTCGACGGCTTCTTCGTTGGTCGAGCAGACGATCGCGCCCTTGCCCTTGGCCAGTCCGGTGGCTTTGACGACGACGGGGGTCTCGCGGGCCTCGACGTAGGTCTTGGCCATCTCGAAGTTGGTGAAGGTCTTGGAGTCGGCGGTCGGGATGAGCGCGCCCTTCATGAGGTCCTTGGCGTAGGCCTTGTCGCCCTCGAGGCGGGCACCGTCGGCGGTGGGGCCGAAGATGTGTCGGCCCGGTGCGGCGAGGCGGTCGGCCAGGCCGTGGCAGAGCGGGTCTTCGGGGCCGATGACGATCAGGCCGATGTCGTTGTGGCGGCAGAAGTAGTCGATCGCGTCGACGTTCTTGGTGTCGACCGGCTCGATCTTGAGGTCGACGTTGGTGCCCAGGGCGGCGGTGCCGCCGTTGCCGGGGGCGAAGAACAGCTTCTTGCAGCGTTTGGACTGCTTGAGCTTCCAGCCCAGGGCGTGCTCGCGGCCGCCGGCACCGAGGATCAGGACGTTCATGGGGTCGGACGGGAGGCCCGCCCCGGCGTTACCTTTGGTTTTCTTTGCCATCGGCGGCAGGGTAGCGGGATGGGCGGGGATGGCAAGTTTTGGACGGAACCGGGCGCATCGAAAAGCCGCTGGCGGCTTGGCGTGGATCGAGGTCCAGCGCTAAGCCGCAAGCGGCGATTGAATGCGTCTTGATGCGGGGCTTACAGCTTGAACTGGCCGCAGAGCATCTGGAGCTGCTCGGCCTTCTGGCTGAGCATGCCGGCGGCGCGGGCGGCCTGTTTCCCGCCGTCGGCGGTCTGCTGGCTGACGGCGGAGATCGACTCGACGCTCCGGGCGACCTGCTCGGACGCGGCGGACTGCTGCTCGGCAGCGGCGGCGATGGAACGCACCATGCTCGAAACGTCCTGGGCCGAGGCGACGATCTGCTTGAGCGATTCGCCGGCGGCGCTGGCTTTGTTTACCCCGGTGGTGACCTGGTCGGTGCCGGCGTTCATGCGGTCCACGGCCAGGGTGGTTTCGGTCTGGATGTCGGAGATCGACTGGCTGATCTCTTCGGTCGCTTGGGTGGTACGGTCGGCGAGCTTGCGGACTTCATCGGCGACGACGGCAAAGCCCCGGCCGTGTTCGCCGGCCCGAGCGGCCTCGATCGCGGCGTTGAGGGCCAAGAGGTTGGTCTGGTCGGCGATGTCGTTGATGGTGGCAATGATCTCACCGATCTGCTCACCACGCTTACCGAGTTCTTCGACGCTGAGGGCCGAGGCGGAAACCGCTTCGCTGATGGCGTGCATGCCGTCGATGGTTTCTTGCACCACTTGACCGCCTTCGCTGGCAACCGAGCCGGAGTGTTCGGCCGAGTTGGCGGCGTCGGAAGACTTGCGCGCCACTTCGATGATCGAAGCGGACATCTCTTCAACGGCGGACGAGACCTGATGGACCTGAGCGGTCTGCTCGTTCATGCCGTGGGCGATCTCGTCGCTTGAGGCCGCGATCTGCGTCGAAGCCGCGGCAACCTCTTGGCTAGTATGGGCGACTTCCTGGATGAGTTCACGCAGGGCACCGCTCATCTCGTTCATCGATTCGGTCAGTCGGCCGAACTCGTCTTTGGTCTTTACTGGCAAGGCTTCGCCGGACAGATCACCCTTGGCGATCGCACGGGCACGCCCGAGGATCGGAGCGATCGGTTTCACGAGTTTGACCGAGAAAAAGTAGCCGATGAGCGACACGAGGATGGCGATGCCCAGGCCGATGCCGGCGAGCTCCGCCTTGAGTTTCTTGGAGGGGGCGACGACTTCTTTCATCTCAATGTCGGTGATGATGCCCCATTCCAGGCCCTCGATGTTCAGCGGGCTGAACGCCATGAGCAGGTCTTTGCCGTGGTCATGGACCTGCATG
Protein-coding regions in this window:
- a CDS encoding methyl-accepting chemotaxis protein, which codes for MTIKVKLIVLTVSVGLTSIYVVGAIATARSSEALLYDRKHELEAINYGRQHEIESYFKFIRAQMVNFSQDRGISEAAYHFSEAFKYLDYEIDFDTRPGSDAHRAVAGYYDNQFRPRAEEAGQTYRGAEAYVPRSSAGVALQSWYIANNPHPVGEKLKLDKHDAKVQYNMHHGKYHPQIRRFLESFGYYDIFLFDKKGNLTYSVFKETDYATNFLTGPYKDTNFADAVRSALASNSPGEVFIEDFDFYEPSYGAPAAFISAPVFWNGQLIGCAVFQAPVDNINEIMSGTKGLGETGQSVLLGHDKLLRSNDRFDESATILKGGLDDKAVTAMLAGESGVMQVHDHGKDLLMAFSPLNIEGLEWGIITDIEMKEVVAPSKKLKAELAGIGLGIAILVSLIGYFFSVKLVKPIAPILGRARAIAKGDLSGEALPVKTKDEFGRLTESMNEMSGALRELIQEVAHTSQEVAAASTQIAASSDEIAHGMNEQTAQVHQVSSAVEEMSASIIEVARKSSDAANSAEHSGSVASEGGQVVQETIDGMHAISEAVSASALSVEELGKRGEQIGEIIATINDIADQTNLLALNAAIEAARAGEHGRGFAVVADEVRKLADRTTQATEEISQSISDIQTETTLAVDRMNAGTDQVTTGVNKASAAGESLKQIVASAQDVSSMVRSIAAAAEQQSAASEQVARSVESISAVSQQTADGGKQAARAAGMLSQKAEQLQMLCGQFKL